The DNA sequence CTTTAGCGCCGGTCAAGTCGGAGAGGACCCGGCTCTCTATCAGGGGACTTGCCGGTGTTCGGCGCCGGAGAACGGTAAGAGCTTGGTGTGATTTATCCGCAAGGAAACCAAGGCCGACCTGACCTTCCCCGTCTTGTGAAGACGGAAAATTACCGGGATCACGCTCAGGCCGTTCCATTCGAGAAATTCCACTTGCTAGAAGACGCAATTGACGGTAATTCTAGTTTAGAATTTTTGTCAACAGTGTTTGGAGAGAACTTTGATACAGCTGTCGGATTCAGAAGCTTATTCACCTGCGCTTCGCCCTCACTTTGCTGTCGCTGATGGCATTGCCGCCGTTTTCGCTCCTTATGCAGAGGTTGTTGTGCATGATCTTGCGACCGAAAGCGTTGCGCATATTGCAAACTCAATTTCCCGGAGAACGCCCGGCGACCCATCGCAACTTGAGGATATAGAGTTCGACGTATCTCAGGCCCTGGTCGGCCCCTACGAGAAAACGAATTGGGATGGACGCCGCTTGAAATGTATCTCGATCGTCCTGACCGATCAGGAGAAAGCAATCGGCCTTTTCTGCATCAATGTTGATATCAGCCAGTTTGATCAGATACGTATCGCGCTCGATGGATTCCTTGGCGCGAAACCGCGAACAGACGATGTGCAAGCTCTATTCGTCCACGACTGGCACGAACGCATTAATGAGTTTGTTGCCCGTTGGTGTTCGGAGAATGACGTTCGGATCGCAGAGATTGATCGCCCCGCCCGCCGGAAACTCATCCTGGCATTGAAAGAAAGTGGCGCCCTGGAACAACGCCGCGCGCCCGCCTATATTGCACGTATCCTGAGCGTAAGCCGCGCAACAATCTACAATGAGCTTACCGCCATCAAGCAAGAGCAGAACTGAACGATGCAAGTCCACAGCAAGGACAGCATTCTGGACGCTGTAGATACATCTCTTGCCATCAAAACGATCGAGGCGT is a window from the uncultured Hyphomonas sp. genome containing:
- a CDS encoding PAS domain-containing protein; translated protein: MIQLSDSEAYSPALRPHFAVADGIAAVFAPYAEVVVHDLATESVAHIANSISRRTPGDPSQLEDIEFDVSQALVGPYEKTNWDGRRLKCISIVLTDQEKAIGLFCINVDISQFDQIRIALDGFLGAKPRTDDVQALFVHDWHERINEFVARWCSENDVRIAEIDRPARRKLILALKESGALEQRRAPAYIARILSVSRATIYNELTAIKQEQN